Proteins encoded together in one Acholeplasma hippikon window:
- the holA gene encoding DNA polymerase III subunit delta — MERIYLLVGDSDYLVNGKIKYYQKESNIDEFNIITYDAEELELSDLVQELFTVSFFSQSKMVIVNHAEHLNKYAKEDLKDLIKYIENPSEDIVLVFAAKAMDETHAIYDALSKHAYIDQIKSFDSTQLPKYIEEQFLMDGYTIDKDAILELAIRTQNELYHLHQEIEKLKLFTIEEKRISRLEIEQLVSRSLEDNIFTFSTAFLKGDTRQYVAIYDDLMSSKMPPSTIFNHLFQTVNLIYQAYFFMKQGKSQEQIAQSLGISTGRAYYVIKEAKEQNMKRIEKTIKDLAKLDVLIKSGRQDEKLGFELLLLGNLK, encoded by the coding sequence ATGGAAAGAATTTACTTATTAGTGGGTGACTCTGACTACTTGGTCAATGGAAAAATTAAATACTATCAAAAAGAGTCAAATATTGATGAATTCAATATCATCACTTATGATGCAGAAGAACTTGAACTTTCAGATTTAGTTCAAGAGCTATTTACCGTATCTTTTTTTAGCCAAAGTAAAATGGTTATTGTTAATCATGCTGAACATTTAAATAAATATGCAAAAGAAGATTTAAAAGATTTAATTAAGTATATTGAAAACCCAAGCGAAGATATTGTCTTAGTATTTGCCGCTAAAGCAATGGATGAAACGCACGCAATCTACGATGCATTAAGTAAGCATGCATATATTGATCAAATTAAATCATTTGATTCCACGCAATTACCAAAGTATATTGAAGAACAGTTTTTGATGGATGGATATACCATTGATAAAGATGCAATTTTAGAGTTAGCCATAAGAACACAAAATGAACTTTATCATTTACATCAAGAAATTGAAAAATTAAAGTTATTCACGATTGAAGAAAAAAGAATTTCTAGATTAGAAATTGAACAACTTGTCTCACGTTCATTAGAAGATAATATCTTTACCTTCTCAACAGCATTTTTAAAAGGTGATACAAGACAGTATGTGGCAATTTATGATGATTTAATGTCATCAAAAATGCCGCCTTCAACAATCTTTAATCACTTATTTCAAACAGTAAATTTAATCTATCAAGCATACTTCTTTATGAAACAAGGTAAATCACAGGAACAAATTGCACAAAGTTTAGGGATTTCAACTGGAAGAGCATATTATGTAATTAAAGAAGCTAAAGAACAAAATATGAAACGCATCGAAAAAACAATAAAGGACTTAGCAAAACTTGATGTCTTAATTAAATCTGGTAGACAAGATGAAAAATTAGGATTTGAGTTATTGTTATTGGGTAACTTAAAATGA